In the genome of Thermodesulfovibrio thiophilus DSM 17215, the window ACGGCCGTTTTGGCTTTACAGCAAAAATCATTCTTGTGCCCGTGTACTGTGAACAATCTGCAGTGTCTGCTGAGATGATTGCTCTATGCGAAACCCACAGAGCAATTGCCCTTATTGATGCACCATTGGGTATGACCGTTCAGCAGGTGATCAATGCCCGTGGAACAGGTGGCCAGCTGAATACATCGGCATACAGAGCTGTAATCTGCTATCCTCACCTGAAAGTCTGGGATACCGATACAAACCAGGAAAGGCTGGAACCATTAAGCCAGAGGCTTGCAGGAGTTATTGCAAAAGTAGACCATGAAAATGGATATTGGTGGTCTCCATCAAACAATGAAATTTTGGGGATTGTTGGTATAGAGCGTTACATTACAGCCTCAATTAATGATCCGCAGGCACAGACAAATATTCTGAATGAAAATGGTATCGTAACGGTTTTCAATTCCTTTGGCACAGGCTACCGTGTTTGGGGCAACCGTTCTGCAGCATGGCCTACGAAGACGGATCCTAAAAATTTTATCAATGTACGTAGAACTGCGGATATAATTGCAGAGTCTATTGAATACTCCACAATGCAGTGGCTGGACAAACCAATCACAGTAGCGATTGATGGAGTTCTCAGCATGGTAAATGCCTTCATACGCACACTAATTGGAAGAGGAGCTCTGATAGACGGAAGATGCTATTTCCTGCCAGATAAAAATCCAGAGACAGAGCTTGCAAATGGACATCTCACATTCACATATGAGATTATGCCGCCAACTCCTGCCGAAAGAATTACTTTTGAACAGGTAATAAATACAGAACTGCTTAAAAAACTTATAGGAGGCTAAAATGATAGAAATATCCAAAGTATTTAATGCGCGTGTTTATATTGACGGCACAGACTTTATTGCAAAGGCAGAAGAGATCGATCTTCCAAAGGTAAAATTTAAATTTTCAGACACAAAGGCGCTTGGCCTTTATGCGGATGGAGAGTTTCCAACGGGGCTGGATAAACTTGAAGCAAGAATAAAATTTAACTCGGTCTATCATGAATTCATAGCACTTGCAGCAGATCCGTTTACTGCAAGAACAATAATTATCTACGCTCCGATGCAGGACTGGCAACAGACAGGAGTTGTTAAAACAAGCTCGGTTAAGGTAGAAATAAGAGGTTTTTTTAAGGAGTGGGACTCTGGCAAACTTAAAAAGGCAGAATCAGCAGAGGCAGAGGCAACTGTGTCGTGCATCTATTACAAGCTTGATGTGGACGGACAGGATGTCATTGAAGTGGATACAATCAATAACATTTATAAGATTCAGGGCAAAGACATACTGCAGGACTACAAAATAAACATTGGAGGATAATAAGTGAAGGAACTAAAGCTTTCTGATAAAAGAGTTGCAACCTTTAGGGAAGCCAAGGGCAAGGATCTATTTGATGCAATGATGCTAGCAAATCAGCCAGGAGAGATCTCAAAGCTTTTATTATCAAAAATACTGCTTATTGACAACAAACCAGTAACGGAGTTTGATCTGGAGGAAATGCCACTTCAGGATGTTCTAATTCTGCTTTCTGCGTTTGGTGAATTATACCCTTTCTCCCTGACAAAACAACAATCTTTGGACTTATCAAAGAGGGAGGATTCAGCTACTCAGACATCAGAGAAATGACCCTAAGAGAGATTGCTTTCTGGGTTTTGCGATTAAATGAATATTTAAAAGAATTGCAACAGGAAAGATAGATGGAAAATATTTTTTCTCTTGCCATACTTTTTAAGGCAGTAGATAACGTTACGGCCTCCATAAGGAACATTCAAAATTCAACAAAAGTTCTCTCTGCCGATGTTGAGAGAGCAACGAGCAAGTTCAAACTGTTTGGGGAGAAAATAAAATCCCTGGAAAACACTGCCACATCCTTTCAGTCAATGGTTGGAGCTGCAGCATGGACTGGAGCCTTTGCCGGAACAATGAAGTCTTTCGGCGAATTAGAGGATGCTTCTCTGTCGCTCAAGTCAACTTTTATGGAAGCAGGAGGAGTAATTCCAGAAGTTTTTCAGCAGGTAGACAGTGAGGCAAAAAAACTTGGAGCAGAGCTTCCAGGAACTTCAGCTGATTTCTACAAACTTGCATCAGTAATGAGGCAGCTTGGCATAGAGGGAGATGTTCTTGCTAATGGCG includes:
- a CDS encoding phage tail sheath subtilisin-like domain-containing protein — its product is MPANYLHGVETIEILKGPIPVREVKSAVVFLVGTAPVHLTKPQDISEDDWYAQTINNPLLILSRDDAAYYFGDAATGYTLPYAFDAIFDHGGTTIIAVNVFDPRTHKDTSDNPDPSVVTSSDIIGTINGITGRRTGLKLIDEFYGRFGFTAKIILVPVYCEQSAVSAEMIALCETHRAIALIDAPLGMTVQQVINARGTGGQLNTSAYRAVICYPHLKVWDTDTNQERLEPLSQRLAGVIAKVDHENGYWWSPSNNEILGIVGIERYITASINDPQAQTNILNENGIVTVFNSFGTGYRVWGNRSAAWPTKTDPKNFINVRRTADIIAESIEYSTMQWLDKPITVAIDGVLSMVNAFIRTLIGRGALIDGRCYFLPDKNPETELANGHLTFTYEIMPPTPAERITFEQVINTELLKKLIGG
- a CDS encoding phage major tail tube protein, which encodes MIEISKVFNARVYIDGTDFIAKAEEIDLPKVKFKFSDTKALGLYADGEFPTGLDKLEARIKFNSVYHEFIALAADPFTARTIIIYAPMQDWQQTGVVKTSSVKVEIRGFFKEWDSGKLKKAESAEAEATVSCIYYKLDVDGQDVIEVDTINNIYKIQGKDILQDYKINIGG